Part of the Nymphalis io chromosome 8, ilAglIoxx1.1, whole genome shotgun sequence genome, CCTCCCGTACTTTTCATAACTTTCAGTTAccgttaaaaatgtaaaaacgaACAACGAGGTACAAAAACGAGGTGTTCTGTGTAACTTAGTATCAATGGCATTACGGTTTCCTTTCAAGCCTCCGTCTGCTTCAGTTATCTGTTTTCATTCAAACAGGAAACCTTCTGAATCGTGTCCAGGTTAACGAACAAACACTATTCAGCAAGGAGATGAGTGTGCCAATTTAAAAGAGTCTGcagataacattttaaattttagttttaaattttgcattgagtgtttataattagtttttttatacctTCATGATTAGACATAAGCATTTGAGCAATTATTATCAgttacgttattattataatgaactttataattataattgtttttattaaattttttaatgtcaCTGGTAACGCAACATGCCAAgggtattatttgtattatattgtaaactgtttaattcaatttacaaaataacaatattatttcctTTCTGTTTTAGACAACGTAGCCGTTCGTACGAGTCGGATGAACATGAGCGTGGTGCTTGTGAATGGTGCGAGTATGCTTTGGTCATCACTTTAGCCACCATCCTGCTGATCGGCGTGTCAGCGCTCACCATCTTCTGGACCTTCTTCTACAGAGAGGGCTATGGCTGGGCTGATGACATTCCCGAAAAGCAATTTAACCTCCACCCAACGCTTATGGTGGCCGGTTTCATCACATTCAGCGGATTTTGTAAGAATTTATGTTTATCTTTTGGAGTTATCCACCTGGTGGTTAACCAGTTTTTAAGCTGGACTAACTTGACGAttctttcaaatgaaattaaatccaAGACTCAAATTATGCGTCAGTTTTTTTGTGTATAAGTGCTTAGTAGGTAACCcaataatgtttgtattatttaaatacttttacaaggatattttatattcagCTATACAATTTCGTGTATGGCCTATAAGCTAGATGAGTGCAAATTATTTTGCCCATTACATACATTGCCCAATTATTTTAGTTCaaaatgtcattatttatatttatttttgttggcTCCTGGTGCTGGTTGCGTAAAGTTACCGTAATAATAAAcctacattaattataattattatatttttagcggTGCTGCTCTACCGCATCTGCCGTTGCTTCAGACGGATTTACGTGAAACTACTTCATGCAATATTCCACGCGTTGGCGTTCCCTTGCATAGTCATCGGTTTCCTCGCTGTTCTTGATTTCCATAACAAGAAGGGTATCAACAATTTCTACTCCCTGCACAGCTGGATCGGCTTCGTTGCTATGGGACTATTTGGTCTTCAGGTAATGTTTAGATGATAATGTACTTTTATTCTAGAGTTTAAAAAAGTGTGCAATCAAATTATTTCTTCctatccttaaaaaaatattaagagataTAAAGAGACTGAAAAGAGGTAAagcgaatttaaaataatatttaatagtggTTTAAAGTTTACAATTCAGACATTGCAcatcttatataaatactttcgtCGTTCATACCAAACTTGTTCAGCTTAAGTCATTTTCATATCAAAGAAATGTACGCCCGAAGTTTGATCGTAGTACGATCTAGTTTAAAAATTTCCAAGTCGTTTAAAAGTCATATCGGTATGGACGAGTTTTTAAACTTTTGCTTTGAATTCACAGTATGCTGTCGGATTCTTCAGTTTTCTCCTCCTATTGATCTGCAACAAGGGAACGGCAAACTTCCGTGCTTCGTTGGTGCCAATTCACGCCGCGTTTGGTATTTTGACATTTGTCCTTGGAGTGTGTGCTTGTCTTACTGGACTCACTGAAAAGGCTCTCTTCACCCTTGGGTACGTATATTTAAAGTACTTAAAACATTTAGATAGTAATCGATTAGTTTTACACAATAGAAccaaatttgtgattattattgatAGACATTCAGAAGTATGTACTTACATGAAAAGCATGCGGgtcctataaaaatatagaagtcATAAAATACTATTGTACCTTTTCACGAAtacctttattaaatatattttaagcatacTCATAGTATATTTTACTTCAGAAATGCATCTGTGGGAGAACTCAGGTATTTTAAACTGGTTATTCATCGTTGGTAGAAAACCATCGACTCGCCATCTTTaccttttattttgataaagtttTATCATACGAAGACTTAGATTTTACAGCAATGTGTTGTGATATAATTACCGCATGAACGTGCCTATTATAAGTTGgaatcattatttaattgtcttttacattttttcatgttttttttttctgtctttAGTATTTTTCGCATGTGTTATGTTATGTGTTAGTTGCTTGTATGTGTACGTATCCACAGCGCGGAACGGTACAGCGGGCTGCCAGACGAAGGGGTGATCATCAACGCTATTGGTGTTGCCATCATAGCCATACTCGCCGTCGTCATGTATATCGTATCGAGGGACAAATTCAAAGCAGATTCCCGTGAAATGAGAGCATCTGTTGATTTGTAGATTCCAAAATTTTTGACAATTTGGATCAACACTGCCATGTCTTCACATTTAACAGactatttatgtatgttatttatCAGTGTTGGAGATACAATTGAAATCTATGTTCAATTCATTCAGTACAATTTGTTATCCATAAATTACAACACGGAAATCTGCGGTGATAATATAACCTTAATATAAAgactaaacaaatatttcaagcCGTACCAGATTTTCTATAGTTAgttgttgtaataaatatacgaaatctaattttaaaatgactatttCAATGAATGGTTATATGTTTAAggaaaattagtttttaaatgttttaagttaacaataaaaagtacctACCTATGTACAAATATGGaggcttttataattatacgatAGATTCGGTCTGCATCagaccaaaaatatatttttttataaaataatagatagatagcatagatatttttttactttttttatgaaaaataattgtttgatattgattttttttaagtgaaaatattttgtggtaataaaatattattgtaaggtCTTGTCTTTGAATTTTCGTGAGCATGTGTATGCTTTGCTAAATTGTATTGCTACTAACataaaacatgtaaataatacttaatttttttaatgttagtcCTCACATTCaacacatattaatatttaatataagtaactaTGTCGGTAAGtccgtaaataaataataactaaatattaaaagttcttagaaatacaataaataaacttgatttttcctttgtttttataaatgagaCGATAGTTTTGCGATTTCCGCGAAAATTACTAACGTAATTGTCGAAGGACTtctttaaacaaaaatgaattaaagAGGTTCTAGTAGGTACCCTTAAAATGTACCTACACTTTAAATGCTATACTAACCCGGGGCATGCGGTACGCAGGAGCGAGACATATGCTTCGATGACAACAGAGGCGATTGTCATTAACGCCATCGGGATGTCGGTGGTGGCGGTGGCGATCGTGGTGCTCTACACCGTGCGTGGCACCGGCGGCTACCGGCTGCGCAAGGTCACGCAGAACCCGAGCTAAGCGAATCCAGTCGAAGTAGCGGTAATCGAGATTAACATTGCAAGCGTAGTTTTTATCTGTGTTTCGAgacttaaaatgaaatttaaatattaaattaaacaggtCGAACGCCCAACCGTACAAGTTTACAGTAAAATTATGAAAAGAAataggttttaatattttaaaattattaaaaattgaaatataaataaacaataaaaactacGCTTGTAG contains:
- the LOC126770311 gene encoding plasma membrane ascorbate-dependent reductase CYBRD1-like isoform X2 — translated: MDSNSVSPMPELAPIAEFDKSPPSPPNEEVPMDDLPPPPATISQAEGKKIKVQRSRSYESDEHERGACEWCEYALVITLATILLIGVSALTIFWTFFYREGYGWADDIPEKQFNLHPTLMVAGFITFSGFSVLLYRICRCFRRIYVKLLHAIFHALAFPCIVIGFLAVLDFHNKKGINNFYSLHSWIGFVAMGLFGLQYAVGFFSFLLLLICNKGTANFRASLVPIHAAFGILTFVLGVCACLTGLTEKALFTLGSETYASMTTEAIVINAIGMSVVAVAIVVLYTVRGTGGYRLRKVTQNPS
- the LOC126770311 gene encoding plasma membrane ascorbate-dependent reductase CYBRD1-like isoform X1; the protein is MDSNSVSPMPELAPIAEFDKSPPSPPNEEVPMDDLPPPPATISQAEGKKIKVQRSRSYESDEHERGACEWCEYALVITLATILLIGVSALTIFWTFFYREGYGWADDIPEKQFNLHPTLMVAGFITFSGFSVLLYRICRCFRRIYVKLLHAIFHALAFPCIVIGFLAVLDFHNKKGINNFYSLHSWIGFVAMGLFGLQYAVGFFSFLLLLICNKGTANFRASLVPIHAAFGILTFVLGVCACLTGLTEKALFTLGAERYSGLPDEGVIINAIGVAIIAILAVVMYIVSRDKFKADSREMRASVDL
- the LOC126770311 gene encoding plasma membrane ascorbate-dependent reductase CYBRD1-like isoform X4 encodes the protein MTRKSQQQRSRSYESDEHERGACEWCEYALVITLATILLIGVSALTIFWTFFYREGYGWADDIPEKQFNLHPTLMVAGFITFSGFSVLLYRICRCFRRIYVKLLHAIFHALAFPCIVIGFLAVLDFHNKKGINNFYSLHSWIGFVAMGLFGLQYAVGFFSFLLLLICNKGTANFRASLVPIHAAFGILTFVLGVCACLTGLTEKALFTLGAERYSGLPDEGVIINAIGVAIIAILAVVMYIVSRDKFKADSREMRASVDL
- the LOC126770311 gene encoding plasma membrane ascorbate-dependent reductase CYBRD1-like isoform X3, with the protein product MRQRYQLKQRPQRSRSYESDEHERGACEWCEYALVITLATILLIGVSALTIFWTFFYREGYGWADDIPEKQFNLHPTLMVAGFITFSGFSVLLYRICRCFRRIYVKLLHAIFHALAFPCIVIGFLAVLDFHNKKGINNFYSLHSWIGFVAMGLFGLQYAVGFFSFLLLLICNKGTANFRASLVPIHAAFGILTFVLGVCACLTGLTEKALFTLGAERYSGLPDEGVIINAIGVAIIAILAVVMYIVSRDKFKADSREMRASVDL